One window of the Equus caballus isolate H_3958 breed thoroughbred chromosome 2, TB-T2T, whole genome shotgun sequence genome contains the following:
- the TMEM52 gene encoding transmembrane protein 52 — translation MFVGPSPARGLLLLLQSFLLLPQVALGFADGSCDPSDQCPPQARWSSLWHVGLILLAVLLLLLCGVTASCVQSCCLRKRAHTQPHLPSTPQPCDLTVIPVDSDSPVHSTVTSYSSVQYPLSMQLPLPFGELDLDSMTPPAYSLYAPELPPSYDEAVKMAKPKQEEPPPSQ, via the exons ATGTTCGTGGGGCCGTCGCCCGCCCGcgggctcctgctgctgctgcagtcGTTCCTGCTGCTGCCGCAG GTGGCGCTGGGCTTCGCAGACGGCAGCTGCGACCCCTCGGACCA GTGCCCGCCCCAGGCCCGCTGGAGCAGCCTGTGGCACGTGGG GCTTATCCTGCTTGCtgtcctcctgctgctgctgtgtggGGTCACGGCCAGCTGTGTCCAGTCCTGCTGCCTCCGGAAGCGGGCACACACTCAGCCACACCTGCCCTCCACACCTCAGCCTTGCGACCTGACAGTCATTCCTGTGGACAGCGACAGCCCCGTGCACAGCACTGTGACTT CCTACAGCTCCGTGCAGTACCCGCTGAGCATGCAGCTGCCCCTACCCTTTGGGGAGCTGGACCTCGACTCCATGACCCCTCCTGCCTACAGCCTGTACGCCCCCGAGCTGCCACCCTCCTACGATGAGGCTGTCAAGATGGCCAAACCCAAACAGGAAGAGCCACCCCCCTCCCAGTAG
- the CALML6 gene encoding LOW QUALITY PROTEIN: calmodulin-like protein 6 (The sequence of the model RefSeq protein was modified relative to this genomic sequence to represent the inferred CDS: inserted 1 base in 1 codon; substituted 1 base at 1 genomic stop codon), with product MPTALTERLTATQIKEYKGVFEMFDKEGNGDTQTGDLGXLTSLLGINPTKNELASMGKDVDRDNKGFFNCDSFPAVTRIYXEKAQTQENELRAAFRAFDKEGKGYIDWDMLKYVLVNAGEPLNKMEAEQMMKEADTDGGGTIKYEKFMAMMTGKSFKLVQ from the exons ACAGAGCGCCTGACGGCCACACAGATCAAGGAGTACAAGGGTGTCTTTGAGATGTTCGATAAGGAGGGCAATGGGGACACGCAGACAGGTGACCTGG GGCTCACGAGCCTGCTGGGCATCAACCCCACCAAGAACGAGCTGGCCTCCATGGGCAAGGATGTGGACAGAGACA ACAAAGGTTTCTTTAACTGCGACAGCTTCCCGGCTGTGACGCGGATTTACTGAGAGAAGGCCCAGACCCAGGAGAACGAGCTGAGGGCAGCCTTTCGCGCCTTTGACAAGGAGGGCAAGGGCTACATCGACTGGGACATGCTCAA GTATGTGCTCGTGAATGCGGGTGAGCCCCTCAACAAGATGGAGGCCGAGCAGATGATGAAAGAGGCTGACACGGACGGGGGTGGGACTATCAAGTATGAGA AGTTCATGGCCATGATGACCGGAAAGTCCTTCAAGCTGGTTCAGTAG